The following proteins are encoded in a genomic region of Pseudorca crassidens isolate mPseCra1 chromosome 1, mPseCra1.hap1, whole genome shotgun sequence:
- the TMEM121 gene encoding transmembrane protein 121 isoform X1: MVLPPPDRRHVCLTTLVIMGSMAVMDAYLVEQNQGPRKIGVCIIVLVGDVCFLLVLRYVAVWVGAEVRTAKRGYAMILWFLYIFVLEIKLYFIFQNYKAARRGAADPLARKALTLLLSVCVPGLFLLLVALDRMEYVRTFRKREDLRGRLFWVALDLLDLLDMQANLWEPPRTALPLWAEGLTFFYCYMLLLVLPCVALSEVSMQGEHIAPQKMMLYPVLSLATVNVVAVLARAANMALFRDSRVSAIFVGKNVVALATKACTFLEYRRQVTATVSRAAVTAPVCASLICAKEFPWVHGPLTVVASPVAEHRLRTCRLSGHGSQAQPLCGIWDPPGPGHEPVSPASAGGLPTTAPPGKPWVYF, from the exons ATGGTGCTGCCGCCCCCGGACCGGCGCCACGTGTGCCTGACCACGCTGGTGATCATGGGCAGCATGGCGGTCATGGACGCGTACCTGGTGGAGCAGAACCAGGGCCCGCGCAAGATCGGCGTGTGCATCATCGTGTTGGTGGGCGACGTGTGCTTCCTGCTGGTGTTGCGCTACGTGGCCGTGTGGGTAGGCGCCGAGGTGCGCACGGCCAAGCGCGGCTACGCCATGATTCTCTGGTTCCTCTACATCTTCGTGCTGGAGATCAAGCTCTACTTCATCTTCCAGAACTACAAGgcggcgcggcgcggcgcggcCGACCCGCTGGCGCGCAAGGCGCTGACGCTGCTGCTGTCGGTGTGCGTGCCCGGCCTCTTCCTGCTGCTCGTGGCGCTCGACCGCATGGAGTACGTGCGCACCTTCCGGAAGCGCGAGGACCTGCGCGGCCGCCTCTTCTGGGTGGCGCTGGACCTGCTGGACCTGTTGGACATGCAGGCCAACCTGTGGGAGCCGCCGCGCACCGCGCTGCCGCTCTGGGCCGAGGGCCTCACCTTCTTCTACTGCTACATGCTGCTGCTGGTTCTGCCGTGCGTGGCGCTCAGTGAGGTCAGCATGCAGGGCGAGCACATCGCGCCGCAGAAGATGATGCTCTATCCGGTGCTCAGCCTCGCCACCGTCAACGTGGTGGCTGTGCTGGCGCGCGCCGCCAACATGGCTCTCTTCCGCGACAGCCGCGTCTCGGCCATCTTCGTGGGCAAGAACGTGGTGGCGCTCGCCACCAAGGCCTGCACCTTTCTGGAGTACCGCCGCCAG GTTACTGCCACCGTGAGCCGTGCTGCTGTGACTGCTCCTGTGTGTGCATCTCTCATATGTGCCAAGGAGTTTCCCTGGG tacacgggcctctcactgtcgtggcctctcccgtcgcggagcacaggctccggacgtgcaggctcagcggccatggctcacaggcccagccgctctgcggcatatgggaccctcccggaccggggcacgaacctgtgtcccctgcatcggcaggcggactcccaaccactgcgccaccagggaagccctgggtttacttttaa
- the TMEM121 gene encoding transmembrane protein 121 isoform X2 — protein MVLPPPDRRHVCLTTLVIMGSMAVMDAYLVEQNQGPRKIGVCIIVLVGDVCFLLVLRYVAVWVGAEVRTAKRGYAMILWFLYIFVLEIKLYFIFQNYKAARRGAADPLARKALTLLLSVCVPGLFLLLVALDRMEYVRTFRKREDLRGRLFWVALDLLDLLDMQANLWEPPRTALPLWAEGLTFFYCYMLLLVLPCVALSEVSMQGEHIAPQKMMLYPVLSLATVNVVAVLARAANMALFRDSRVSAIFVGKNVVALATKACTFLEYRRQVRDFPPPALALELQPPAPQRNSVPPHAPLHGQPGRPHGPSPTRDALDT, from the coding sequence ATGGTGCTGCCGCCCCCGGACCGGCGCCACGTGTGCCTGACCACGCTGGTGATCATGGGCAGCATGGCGGTCATGGACGCGTACCTGGTGGAGCAGAACCAGGGCCCGCGCAAGATCGGCGTGTGCATCATCGTGTTGGTGGGCGACGTGTGCTTCCTGCTGGTGTTGCGCTACGTGGCCGTGTGGGTAGGCGCCGAGGTGCGCACGGCCAAGCGCGGCTACGCCATGATTCTCTGGTTCCTCTACATCTTCGTGCTGGAGATCAAGCTCTACTTCATCTTCCAGAACTACAAGgcggcgcggcgcggcgcggcCGACCCGCTGGCGCGCAAGGCGCTGACGCTGCTGCTGTCGGTGTGCGTGCCCGGCCTCTTCCTGCTGCTCGTGGCGCTCGACCGCATGGAGTACGTGCGCACCTTCCGGAAGCGCGAGGACCTGCGCGGCCGCCTCTTCTGGGTGGCGCTGGACCTGCTGGACCTGTTGGACATGCAGGCCAACCTGTGGGAGCCGCCGCGCACCGCGCTGCCGCTCTGGGCCGAGGGCCTCACCTTCTTCTACTGCTACATGCTGCTGCTGGTTCTGCCGTGCGTGGCGCTCAGTGAGGTCAGCATGCAGGGCGAGCACATCGCGCCGCAGAAGATGATGCTCTATCCGGTGCTCAGCCTCGCCACCGTCAACGTGGTGGCTGTGCTGGCGCGCGCCGCCAACATGGCTCTCTTCCGCGACAGCCGCGTCTCGGCCATCTTCGTGGGCAAGAACGTGGTGGCGCTCGCCACCAAGGCCTGCACCTTTCTGGAGTACCGCCGCCAGGTGCGCGACTTCCCACCACCCGCGCTGGCTCTGGagctgcagcccccagccccccagcgcAACTCGGTGCCGCCGCACGCGCCGCTGCACGGCCAGCCGGGCCGCCCCCACGGGCCCTCACCCACGCGCGACGCCCTGGACACGTGA
- the TMEM121 gene encoding transmembrane protein 121 isoform X3: MVLPPPDRRHVCLTTLVIMGSMAVMDAYLVEQNQGPRKIGVCIIVLVGDVCFLLVLRYVAVWVGAEVRTAKRGYAMILWFLYIFVLEIKLYFIFQNYKAARRGAADPLARKALTLLLSVCVPGLFLLLVALDRMEYVRTFRKREDLRGRLFWVALDLLDLLDMQANLWEPPRTALPLWAEGLTFFYCYMLLLVLPCVALSEVSMQGEHIAPQKMMLYPVLSLATVNVVAVLARAANMALFRDSRVSAIFVGKNVVALATKACTFLEYRRQVTATVSRAAVTAPVCASLICAKEFPWGMY, translated from the exons ATGGTGCTGCCGCCCCCGGACCGGCGCCACGTGTGCCTGACCACGCTGGTGATCATGGGCAGCATGGCGGTCATGGACGCGTACCTGGTGGAGCAGAACCAGGGCCCGCGCAAGATCGGCGTGTGCATCATCGTGTTGGTGGGCGACGTGTGCTTCCTGCTGGTGTTGCGCTACGTGGCCGTGTGGGTAGGCGCCGAGGTGCGCACGGCCAAGCGCGGCTACGCCATGATTCTCTGGTTCCTCTACATCTTCGTGCTGGAGATCAAGCTCTACTTCATCTTCCAGAACTACAAGgcggcgcggcgcggcgcggcCGACCCGCTGGCGCGCAAGGCGCTGACGCTGCTGCTGTCGGTGTGCGTGCCCGGCCTCTTCCTGCTGCTCGTGGCGCTCGACCGCATGGAGTACGTGCGCACCTTCCGGAAGCGCGAGGACCTGCGCGGCCGCCTCTTCTGGGTGGCGCTGGACCTGCTGGACCTGTTGGACATGCAGGCCAACCTGTGGGAGCCGCCGCGCACCGCGCTGCCGCTCTGGGCCGAGGGCCTCACCTTCTTCTACTGCTACATGCTGCTGCTGGTTCTGCCGTGCGTGGCGCTCAGTGAGGTCAGCATGCAGGGCGAGCACATCGCGCCGCAGAAGATGATGCTCTATCCGGTGCTCAGCCTCGCCACCGTCAACGTGGTGGCTGTGCTGGCGCGCGCCGCCAACATGGCTCTCTTCCGCGACAGCCGCGTCTCGGCCATCTTCGTGGGCAAGAACGTGGTGGCGCTCGCCACCAAGGCCTGCACCTTTCTGGAGTACCGCCGCCAG GTTACTGCCACCGTGAGCCGTGCTGCTGTGACTGCTCCTGTGTGTGCATCTCTCATATGTGCCAAGGAGTTTCCCTGGGGTATGTACTAA